CCATAACATGTGAGACGCGCGCAATTTCCTCCTCCGTCAATAAATCGCGCTTAATCGCTGTCGTCTGGATACCGATGCCGATCGGCTTCGTCAATACAATTTTATCCCCAGGCTTTGCGCCTGCATTACTTACCACGTCATTAGGATGGACAATTCCAGTGACGGCCATACCGAATTTCGGTTCTTGGTCGTCGATGGAGTGGCCACCGACTAACGTGGCGCCCGCCTCTTGGACTTTGTCACTCGCGCCGCGCAGTATATCAGCCAGTATTTGTTTATCCAACTTATTGATAGGAAATCCAACGATATTTAAAACGGTAAGCGGCTTTGCCCCCATTGCGTACACGTCACTGAGAGCATTCGCAGCTGCAATTTGCCCGAACATGTAAGGGTCATCCACGATCGGCGTAAAGAAATCGACGGTTTGTACGAGCGCCAAGTCGTCCGTTAACCGATACACGCCCGCGTCGTCGGAAGTATCTAACCCGACTAACAAATTAGGGTCTGGAACTGTTTGCGGTAAACAGCGCAAAACTTGCGCTAGGTCACTTGGACCGATTTTGCAACCTCACCCAGCTTTTGTCGACAGTGCTGTCAGTTTTAACTGGTCGTTCGTATCGTTTGCTGTCATTGCGATCCCCCCTTTGCCATTGGTCGCTCCCCCCACCATTATAGTGGAAAAGTAGCATTAAAAAAAGGCATAGGCCGTGCTACAAAAAAAGCATGAGCCATTACCGCCCTAACAGGAGAGCTCGTATAATTGTTTAAGTAAAAATAAAAAAAGCTCTGAGGACTTATCCTTCAGAGTTTTTTATGGCTCGCTATAACTAATGGTGCCGGTGGAGGGAATCGAACCCACACTCCCGCAAAGGAACACGATTTTGAGTCGTGCGCGTCTGCCTGTTCCGCCACACCGGCGCGGAAAAATAAAAATGGCGTGCCCTGAGAGATTCGAACTCCCGACCTTCTGATTCGTAGTCAGACGCTCTATCCAGCTGAGCTAAGGGCACACGATCTTTTCTGGTGCGGACGAAGGGACTTGAACCCCCACGGTCGTTAGTGACCACAAGAACCTGAATCTTGCGCGTCTGCCAGTTCCGCCACGTCCGCTTGCATATGGTGCCGAGGACCGGACTTGAACCGGTACGGTAGTAACCTACCGCAGGATTTTAAGTCCTGTGCGTCTGCCAATTCCGCCACCCCGGCATGTTACGACGCAGTTAATTATAACAAACGGTATGGATGTAGTCAAGCAGGTTATGGAGGCGGCACCCGGATTCGAACCGGGGGTAAAGGATTTGCAGTCCTCTGCCTTACCGCTTGGCTATGCCGCCATTAAAGCGGTGATAATGGAGCGGAAGACGGGATTCGAACCCGCGACCCTCGCCTTGGCAAGGCGATACTCTACCACTGAGCCACTTCCGCACACTTGGCTGGGGAGGCAGGGATCGAACCTGCGCATGACGGAGTCAAAGTCCGTTGCCTTACCGCTTGGCTACTCCCCAACACGTTGTTAGTGGGGCGACCGACGGGAATCGAACCCGTGATGCCGGAGCCACAATCCGGTGCGTTAACCACTTCGCC
The nucleotide sequence above comes from Numidum massiliense. Encoded proteins:
- the selD gene encoding selenide, water dikinase SelD, which produces MSTKAGUGCKIGPSDLAQVLRCLPQTVPDPNLLVGLDTSDDAGVYRLTDDLALVQTVDFFTPIVDDPYMFGQIAAANALSDVYAMGAKPLTVLNIVGFPINKLDKQILADILRGASDKVQEAGATLVGGHSIDDQEPKFGMAVTGIVHPNDVVSNAGAKPGDKIVLTKPIGIGIQTTAIKRDLLTEEEIARVSHVMAQLNKEAADVMRSYQIHACTDVTGFGLLGHLQEMAIGSQVGIHVRYADVPVLPRTRELVKAKSVPGGSKENAKWLAHNVSYADAIDDAAQLILSDAVTSGGLLVAIAAEEAEQFVVELRSRNVEAAIIGDVTAANKNDVGKICVS